A window of Hugenholtzia roseola DSM 9546 contains these coding sequences:
- a CDS encoding gliding motility-associated C-terminal domain-containing protein has product MMAETCLNVKVIRDTTENLPPEITTNLDFDPMAGVYRYDSVFVGETVTFPINATDPEGDSLALSFLPFNFSADGRNITFAPTNGFSPLNATFTWQTSCKDLDNPRVAQEFIMDFIVRDFDACGVAENADTLRVVVVLLPRPNLPPLITTDIPNFEAATKTYRDTLTLGVPYQFKIFGDDPNNDKIFITGNGVGFNFADLGIQFTPVEGFPILETEVVWNTPCDLVEKINLGQPIEMRFQIRDENPCENSLNEEIIVILVVMPPNPNNQAPEASTSLVFNPAQERYEIEVEVGQQVNFDVFADDPENNYLLLSGEGVGFNFADFGMEFTDVEGVPQLVSPFKWQTLCEHLEGRNEREFLLRFIATEKVDCQPILADTALVLIRLRYAARPNEAPEVSTSLTFDNAAGLYRVRAEVNQPLTFNVFGDDPDLDFIGLEGYGVGYDLNDLGMQFENSFGQAPLSSPFRWTPACENLGANNRDTTYLVEFLVTDIGNCDRILTDTVRVEILLTPDLRNTPPTIATTLTDSLNGVFIVDVPVGTNISFDLIGDDADNERISLSGFGVGFNLADLGMQFENVEGLPTQSSTFSWTPDCSFLDGASEKTVETLFIVEDETKCGLRASAPLSVRITVRDNIQVENFLPANVFTPNNDGFNDTFRIPNLPLNTCDNPFVGIKIFNRWGVLVFESQDRNFEWDGKGFAAGTYFYLIEFKDQTYKNWVSLLVE; this is encoded by the coding sequence ATGATGGCAGAAACCTGTTTGAATGTAAAAGTCATTCGCGACACTACCGAAAACCTACCGCCCGAAATTACGACCAACCTCGATTTCGACCCCATGGCAGGCGTGTATCGATACGATTCCGTTTTTGTAGGCGAAACGGTTACTTTTCCCATCAACGCCACCGACCCCGAAGGCGATAGCCTTGCGCTTAGTTTTCTGCCCTTTAATTTTAGTGCAGATGGGCGCAATATTACCTTTGCACCCACCAATGGCTTTTCGCCCCTCAACGCCACCTTCACTTGGCAGACCTCTTGTAAGGATTTGGACAACCCAAGAGTGGCACAAGAATTTATCATGGACTTTATCGTCCGCGATTTCGACGCGTGTGGTGTAGCCGAAAACGCCGACACGCTGCGTGTGGTTGTGGTCTTGCTGCCGCGCCCCAACCTGCCGCCACTTATCACGACCGACATTCCCAACTTCGAAGCCGCCACCAAAACCTACCGCGACACGCTCACTTTGGGCGTACCCTATCAATTTAAAATCTTTGGCGACGACCCTAATAACGACAAAATCTTTATCACAGGAAATGGCGTTGGGTTTAATTTTGCCGACTTAGGGATTCAATTTACCCCCGTAGAGGGCTTTCCTATCTTAGAAACCGAAGTTGTGTGGAATACGCCTTGCGATTTGGTAGAAAAAATCAACTTAGGGCAGCCGATAGAAATGCGCTTCCAAATCCGCGACGAAAATCCCTGCGAAAATTCGCTCAACGAGGAAATTATCGTGATTTTAGTCGTGATGCCTCCCAATCCAAACAACCAAGCACCCGAAGCAAGCACTTCGCTGGTCTTCAATCCTGCCCAAGAACGCTATGAAATAGAGGTAGAAGTAGGGCAGCAGGTCAATTTTGATGTCTTTGCAGACGACCCCGAAAACAATTACCTACTCCTAAGCGGTGAAGGCGTTGGGTTTAATTTTGCCGACTTCGGCATGGAATTTACAGACGTAGAAGGCGTGCCACAGCTTGTTTCGCCCTTCAAATGGCAGACCCTTTGCGAGCATCTGGAAGGGCGCAACGAAAGGGAATTTCTCTTGCGCTTTATCGCTACCGAAAAAGTGGATTGTCAGCCTATTTTGGCAGATACCGCGCTGGTCTTGATACGCCTCCGCTATGCAGCACGCCCCAACGAAGCACCCGAAGTTTCCACTTCCCTTACTTTCGACAACGCCGCAGGGCTTTATCGTGTCCGCGCCGAAGTCAATCAGCCCCTTACCTTCAACGTCTTTGGCGACGACCCCGACTTAGACTTTATCGGCTTAGAAGGCTATGGCGTTGGGTATGATTTAAACGATTTGGGCATGCAGTTTGAAAATAGCTTCGGACAAGCCCCTCTTAGCAGTCCCTTCCGCTGGACTCCCGCTTGTGAAAATTTGGGTGCAAATAATCGCGACACTACTTACTTGGTAGAATTTTTAGTTACCGACATCGGCAACTGTGATAGAATCCTAACCGATACCGTCCGCGTAGAAATTTTGCTCACGCCTGATTTACGCAATACGCCCCCAACGATTGCGACAACCCTGACCGATTCGCTCAATGGCGTTTTTATCGTAGATGTCCCTGTGGGTACAAATATTAGTTTCGACTTGATAGGCGATGATGCCGACAACGAGCGTATTAGCCTTTCTGGTTTTGGGGTAGGGTTTAATTTGGCAGACTTGGGCATGCAGTTTGAAAATGTAGAAGGGCTGCCTACCCAAAGTAGCACTTTTAGCTGGACTCCCGATTGCAGCTTTTTGGACGGCGCAAGTGAAAAGACTGTAGAAACGCTTTTCATTGTGGAAGATGAAACCAAGTGCGGCTTGCGTGCCTCTGCGCCGCTTTCGGTGCGCATTACGGTACGCGACAACATTCAAGTAGAAAACTTCCTACCTGCCAACGTCTTTACCCCCAATAACGACGGCTTCAATGACACTTTCAGGATTCCAAACCTACCCCTCAATACCTGCGATAATCCGTTTGTAGGCATCAAAATCTTCAACCGCTGGGGTGTGTTGGTCTTTGAAAGTCAGGATAGAAACTTCGAATGGGACGGAAAAGGGTTTGCCGCAGGCACGTATTTCTACCTGATAGAATTTAAAGACCAAACCTATAAAAATTGGGTTTCGCTTTTGGTGGAATAA
- a CDS encoding DUF3352 domain-containing protein — protein sequence MNTSTKKKLRKGAFGLFFVAAGLLLLFLVLRYFNLVFVSHEPFRVIPEDAVYMIETENPMEAWQKISESAIWKHLSKQDSLKDVASAAQTLTDFIHEQKEWLQWVAKRDVVISAHLYNQKEYDFLYVVDLPIKIESQFQNLVSPYLKEYGQTLDTASYKAYPLFLFENKADKSVLTVAFIDNLLVCSYTRLLVEAAIDQHFAPYFSDQKQFKMVESNLSNNGIGNLYVNYRYLQNYMQAVLAQDNPYMQSIAEATLFSGGTLKTKENDKQTLLSLDGYSSLNDTLATYLRALALSGNGKITAPRIISQRAAFYFSLTFDNLETFTTNFQSLLKDSDTVQYNSYKRNVERVESFLKISLEEHFFSWVGNEIAVVQTEPHSSGRKANDEFALIIKTKNINEAKKNLQFIADQIRKRSPAKFKTLEHRGHKISFLAIKGFFQFILGKYFDKIEKPYFTIIEDYVIFSNSPTTLQGIIDDYRIRLVLTEDADFQTLFQEFDQSSNFFFYTKTPILMRSMVSMVEPDTWKSMKRNEDYLICFSQFALQLSESRGNFDTRLATLFEMPQEVRQKEQLVLALRREKLDNIPITSQSSLLDRMTAFLGSEQEQTEATEELMGSLQDLLNINPQEMVDISEVGSADFYRIRKTLERTDEEGKRLKFQIRGGKKDGFYRVYQDGKLRISGNYKDDLPDGVWKFYDENGKMIERRRYKNGEEQKLQTKSLF from the coding sequence ATGAACACAAGTACGAAAAAAAAATTGCGCAAAGGAGCTTTTGGGCTTTTTTTCGTGGCGGCAGGTCTGCTACTTCTCTTTTTGGTGTTGCGATATTTTAATTTGGTTTTTGTAAGCCATGAGCCTTTCAGGGTTATCCCCGAAGATGCGGTTTATATGATAGAAACAGAAAATCCGATGGAGGCGTGGCAGAAAATTAGCGAAAGTGCCATTTGGAAGCACCTTTCCAAACAAGATAGCCTCAAAGATGTAGCAAGTGCGGCACAGACGCTCACCGACTTTATCCATGAGCAAAAAGAGTGGCTGCAATGGGTGGCAAAACGCGATGTCGTTATTTCGGCGCACCTCTACAATCAGAAAGAATATGACTTTTTATATGTCGTAGATTTGCCTATTAAAATAGAATCACAATTTCAAAACTTAGTGAGTCCTTATTTGAAAGAATATGGGCAGACCCTCGATACGGCTTCTTACAAGGCGTATCCGCTTTTTTTGTTTGAAAATAAGGCTGATAAAAGCGTCTTGACAGTAGCTTTTATAGATAATCTTTTGGTTTGTTCTTATACGCGCCTTTTGGTAGAAGCTGCCATAGACCAACATTTTGCCCCCTATTTTAGCGACCAAAAACAGTTTAAGATGGTCGAATCGAACCTTTCCAATAATGGTATCGGAAATTTGTATGTTAATTATCGCTACTTGCAAAACTACATGCAGGCGGTCTTGGCGCAGGACAATCCCTATATGCAGAGCATTGCAGAGGCGACACTTTTTTCGGGAGGCACTTTGAAGACAAAAGAAAACGACAAGCAAACACTTCTTTCTTTGGACGGATATAGCAGTCTGAACGATACCTTAGCCACTTATTTGCGTGCGCTTGCCCTTTCGGGGAATGGCAAAATCACTGCGCCTCGCATTATTTCGCAAAGAGCGGCTTTCTATTTTAGTCTTACTTTTGATAATTTAGAAACTTTTACTACCAATTTTCAATCGCTATTAAAAGATTCCGATACAGTGCAGTACAATTCCTATAAACGTAATGTAGAACGGGTAGAGTCTTTTTTAAAGATAAGTTTAGAGGAGCATTTTTTCTCTTGGGTAGGAAATGAAATTGCCGTTGTCCAGACCGAACCGCATAGCAGCGGCAGAAAGGCAAATGATGAATTTGCCCTGATTATCAAGACCAAAAATATCAATGAGGCAAAAAAGAACCTGCAATTTATTGCCGACCAAATTCGAAAACGCTCACCCGCCAAATTCAAAACCTTAGAACATCGTGGGCATAAGATTAGCTTTTTGGCGATAAAAGGTTTTTTTCAGTTTATTTTAGGAAAATATTTTGATAAAATTGAAAAACCGTATTTTACCATCATAGAAGATTACGTCATTTTTAGCAACAGCCCGACCACCTTACAAGGCATCATAGACGACTACCGTATTCGCCTTGTCCTGACGGAAGACGCTGATTTTCAGACCCTTTTTCAGGAATTTGACCAAAGCTCAAACTTTTTCTTTTATACCAAGACTCCAATTCTGATGCGCTCGATGGTCAGTATGGTAGAGCCTGATACGTGGAAAAGTATGAAAAGAAATGAAGATTATCTTATCTGTTTTTCACAATTTGCCCTACAACTAAGCGAATCGCGCGGAAATTTTGATACCCGCTTGGCTACCCTTTTCGAGATGCCACAAGAGGTAAGGCAGAAAGAGCAATTAGTTTTGGCACTAAGGCGCGAAAAATTGGACAATATCCCCATTACTTCGCAAAGTTCGCTTTTAGATAGAATGACCGCCTTTCTGGGCAGCGAGCAGGAGCAAACAGAGGCAACCGAAGAATTGATGGGCAGTTTACAGGATTTGTTAAATATCAATCCGCAGGAAATGGTCGATATTTCCGAAGTTGGCTCGGCAGATTTTTACCGAATCCGCAAGACTTTGGAACGCACCGATGAGGAAGGAAAACGGCTCAAATTTCAGATACGGGGCGGCAAAAAAGACGGCTTTTATCGTGTCTATCAAGACGGAAAATTGCGCATCAGTGGCAACTACAAAGATGATTTGCCCGATGGCGTATGGAAATTCTATGACGAAAACGGAAAAATGATAGAGCGAAGACGCTATAAAAACGGAGAGGAGCAAAAACTGCAAACTAAGTCGCTTTTCTAA
- a CDS encoding TraB/GumN family protein, with product MTQKKTLLFALFFFCAFPLQAQLLWEITGKGLTKPSYLYGTMHVSDARAYTHIEKISPYLNTCEVLAGEMDLDIDPNASAAAMMPKMFIKGDTTLKALLDSAQYQEVKTALQAKMPMMVAMMDKIQPIFLVVFLSDAANAKKTASADSSSRPPLDLYLQRKAKEEGKEVIGLETLGEQLDAFTSISLQEQAKLLVESVEGLKNAQENGGKDPTIEKMLDWYAEENLDELQKIATQSSSLQLNENLLLKRNYLMAERIAPKIAEKTHFIAIGAAHLGGEEGVIALLKKEGFEVKPIQ from the coding sequence ATGACACAGAAAAAAACACTGCTTTTTGCCCTCTTTTTCTTTTGCGCCTTTCCACTTCAAGCACAACTGCTTTGGGAAATTACAGGAAAAGGACTAACCAAACCCTCCTACCTCTACGGCACTATGCACGTAAGCGACGCGCGTGCCTACACACATATAGAAAAAATTTCGCCTTACCTCAATACCTGCGAAGTCTTGGCAGGAGAAATGGATTTGGACATAGACCCCAATGCTTCTGCGGCAGCCATGATGCCTAAAATGTTTATCAAAGGCGATACCACGCTCAAAGCGTTGCTCGACTCGGCACAGTATCAGGAAGTAAAAACTGCCCTACAAGCCAAAATGCCCATGATGGTCGCGATGATGGATAAAATACAGCCTATTTTTTTAGTGGTCTTTCTCTCTGATGCTGCCAATGCAAAAAAGACGGCGAGTGCCGATTCGAGTAGCCGACCGCCGCTGGATTTGTACCTACAAAGGAAGGCAAAAGAAGAAGGCAAAGAAGTAATAGGATTGGAAACGTTGGGCGAACAGCTCGATGCCTTTACCTCTATTTCTTTGCAGGAGCAGGCAAAATTATTGGTCGAAAGTGTAGAAGGGTTGAAAAATGCCCAAGAAAATGGCGGCAAAGACCCTACTATTGAAAAAATGCTCGACTGGTATGCCGAAGAAAATCTGGACGAACTTCAAAAAATTGCAACCCAAAGTAGTTCGTTACAGCTCAATGAAAACCTCCTGCTCAAACGAAACTACCTGATGGCAGAGCGCATTGCACCCAAAATAGCCGAAAAAACGCACTTTATCGCCATTGGCGCAGCCCATCTGGGAGGCGAAGAAGGCGTTATCGCACTTTTGAAGAAGGAAGGTTTTGAAGTGAAACCCATTCAGTAG
- a CDS encoding exodeoxyribonuclease III: protein MPTLITYNLNGFRAAVKKGFLEWLEAENPDIVCLQEVKATPKQLEKELAFLANLGYESYFFPAQKAGYSGVAILTKISPKAVVYGMDNPKYDAEGRVLRADFDTFSVVSVYMPSGTSGDSRQDFKYEWLEDFTQYIEALRKTIPNLILSGDYNICHKPIDINFPKKHEKMTGFLPQERAWFDDFINLGWVDAFRVFSQAAEQYTWWSYRSKAREKNLGWRIDYHLVTDSFAPRLQDCQIRSEAVHSDHCPVWLSFV, encoded by the coding sequence ATGCCAACTTTGATTACCTATAATCTCAATGGCTTTCGTGCAGCAGTGAAAAAGGGCTTTTTAGAATGGCTTGAAGCCGAAAACCCCGACATCGTGTGCTTACAAGAGGTGAAGGCTACGCCCAAGCAGTTAGAAAAAGAGCTTGCCTTTTTAGCCAACTTAGGTTATGAAAGCTACTTTTTTCCTGCCCAAAAAGCAGGGTATAGCGGAGTGGCTATCCTAACCAAAATCAGCCCAAAAGCGGTCGTTTATGGCATGGACAACCCCAAATATGATGCGGAAGGGCGCGTGCTGCGTGCCGACTTCGATACCTTTTCGGTCGTGAGCGTCTATATGCCTTCGGGAACTTCGGGCGATAGCAGGCAGGATTTTAAGTACGAATGGTTGGAAGATTTTACCCAATACATCGAGGCTTTGCGCAAAACTATCCCCAATCTTATCCTAAGCGGCGATTACAACATTTGCCACAAGCCCATCGACATCAATTTCCCTAAAAAGCACGAAAAAATGACGGGCTTTCTGCCCCAAGAACGGGCGTGGTTTGATGATTTCATCAACTTAGGTTGGGTAGATGCTTTTCGCGTCTTTTCGCAGGCGGCAGAGCAATATACTTGGTGGAGCTATCGCAGCAAAGCGCGTGAGAAAAATTTGGGCTGGCGCATCGACTACCATTTAGTAACTGATAGTTTTGCCCCTCGTCTGCAAGATTGTCAAATTCGCAGCGAGGCTGTTCATTCCGACCACTGCCCTGTTTGGCTTTCTTTTGTCTAA
- the fmt gene encoding methionyl-tRNA formyltransferase, translating into MRIIYMGTPDFAVPSLEILVQNGYKVVGVVTAPDKPAGRGLKVQESEVKQAARRLNLPIFQPTNLKDPDFQAELKALNAHLQIVVAFRMLPEAVWNMPPLGTLNLHASLLPQYRGAAPINWAIINGEKETGLTTFFLQHQIDTGDIILQEKEAIQEDDTAGTLYDRLKIKGAELILKTVRLIEKGDYTLQKQIIKDPESLKPAPKIFTEHTFINFRRKGEDILNFMRGLAPYPMARMRLNDKAYKVFEADFIEDDAPSELMMGEFRTDGKSFLHIRIPDGYLAIQQLQAEGKKKMSISEFLRGNKL; encoded by the coding sequence ATGCGCATCATATACATGGGAACGCCCGATTTTGCCGTTCCGTCCTTAGAAATTTTGGTACAAAACGGCTACAAAGTAGTAGGCGTAGTTACCGCTCCCGACAAGCCCGCAGGCAGGGGGCTTAAAGTGCAGGAATCGGAGGTAAAACAGGCGGCTCGCAGGCTTAATTTGCCCATTTTTCAGCCTACCAACTTGAAAGACCCCGATTTTCAGGCAGAATTGAAGGCTTTGAACGCACACCTGCAAATTGTAGTGGCTTTTAGAATGTTGCCCGAAGCGGTTTGGAATATGCCGCCGCTGGGAACGCTCAATCTGCATGCCTCTTTGTTGCCCCAATATCGCGGTGCTGCCCCTATCAATTGGGCAATCATCAATGGCGAAAAGGAAACAGGGCTTACTACTTTTTTCCTTCAACACCAAATTGATACAGGCGATATTATCCTACAAGAAAAAGAAGCCATACAAGAAGACGACACCGCAGGGACGCTCTATGATAGGCTCAAAATCAAGGGTGCGGAGCTAATTCTCAAAACGGTTAGGCTGATAGAAAAAGGCGATTATACGCTGCAAAAGCAAATCATCAAAGACCCCGAAAGCCTCAAACCTGCCCCCAAAATCTTTACCGAACATACCTTTATCAATTTTAGGCGAAAGGGCGAGGATATTCTCAACTTTATGCGCGGACTTGCGCCCTACCCCATGGCACGTATGCGCCTCAACGACAAAGCCTACAAAGTCTTCGAAGCCGATTTTATAGAAGATGATGCCCCCAGCGAACTTATGATGGGTGAATTTCGCACCGACGGCAAAAGTTTTTTGCATATCCGAATCCCCGACGGCTATTTGGCAATACAGCAGTTGCAGGCAGAGGGCAAAAAGAAAATGAGCATCAGCGAATTTTTACGCGGCAACAAGCTATAA